DNA from Sulfodiicoccus acidiphilus:
TACTCGGCGACCTAAAGTATTCCAGGACTGTTAATAGCTTGCTCAGGGCCTTGGACAAGTTCTCTCCTAGGAAGGTGTGCCTCGTTTCACCTCCACAGCTCAGGACAAGGCAAGAGATACTGGATGGGCTTAGGCTCAACTGGGAGGAGGTGTCTGATGTGTGGGAGATCTTGAGTGATCTAGATGTACTTTACGTTACGAGAATCCAACGGGAACGTTTCCCTGACGAGCTCGAGTACGCGAAGGTTAGGAACAGTTACAGGGTAGATCTCAAGATGGTAGAAGCTATGAAGTGGAGCTCCGTGATCATGCATCCACTACCTCGCGTGAGCGAAATAGACAGGAAAGTGGATAAGGATAGAAGGGCCTACTACTTCCAGCAGGCGTCTTACGGCGTCGAGGTTAGGATGGCCCTACTTCTAGGGATCTTGGGTGAATGAAATGGAAGGAGAGCTCATTGTGAGGAAGATAAGGGAGGGGACGGTAATAGACCACATTCCTCGGGGGAAGGCCCTCCTCCTCCTGAGGTTAATGGGAATAAAGGGGGACGAGGGCTATAGGCTGGCGGTCGTATCTAACGTCGAGAGCAAGAAGATGGGCAAAAAGGACATCATAAAGGTGGAAGGGAAGGAGTTGAAGGGCGAGGAAGTTGACCTCATCGCATTGGTCGCTCCCACCGTAACAATAAACATAGTAAGGAACTTCGAAGTGGTGGAGAAGAGGAAAATCTCTGTCCCTAAGATAGTTCGGGGATTACTCAAGTGTCCTAATACTTCCTGCGTCAGCAACAACGATCCAGAGGCGGTGTCTGAGTTCTCGGTCAGGAGGGAATCTCCTCTACTCATTTCCTGCAGTTACTGCGAGTCCAGATTAAGTGGGGAAGACGTGGTGAAACAGCTCTCGGGTGATTGAGACGTCAGTAGTTCGCGCGGAGGTGCTCGAAGTTAAGGAAGCAGGAAAAGTGACTCGAATAACCGTGAGGTACCCATTCCGGCCGGAACCAGGCAACTTCGTCTCCTT
Protein-coding regions in this window:
- the pyrI gene encoding aspartate carbamoyltransferase regulatory subunit, which gives rise to MEGELIVRKIREGTVIDHIPRGKALLLLRLMGIKGDEGYRLAVVSNVESKKMGKKDIIKVEGKELKGEEVDLIALVAPTVTINIVRNFEVVEKRKISVPKIVRGLLKCPNTSCVSNNDPEAVSEFSVRRESPLLISCSYCESRLSGEDVVKQLSGD